The proteins below come from a single Zea mays cultivar B73 chromosome 8, Zm-B73-REFERENCE-NAM-5.0, whole genome shotgun sequence genomic window:
- the LOC109941677 gene encoding uncharacterized protein, with amino-acid sequence MISFTKWTTVEVVLQIPPAFPVCTYNLTPIDQLQPRVDYKEYFTDVLGVVSVISRVSSLRTRGRQAEVMKRTVTISNARDTRPTVDVVLWGERATAFPAEQVHRDSESSPQIIIFVGTLVRSYADNVSLSGGSSCKWYINTPVPEVNALRASAETKHLPVIWDQGKAAAESTVIAVPEHKKLKDIKYLHPFENKKKEWLVIVKVLKIDSSWWYNACKKCLRTTKPHGDTYKCTNNSCDNIGSPTPSAFGHEQHRLWRPTFGN; translated from the exons ATGATCAGCTTTACAAAGTGGACTACGGTTGAGGTTGTCCTCCAGATCCCCCCTGCTTTTCCGGTTTGCACATATAACCTCACTCCCATAGACCAGCTCCAACCGCGCGTGGACTACAAAGAATATTTCACTG ATGTGCTCGGTGTTGTCAGTGTGATCTCCCGTGTTTCATCGCTACGCACAAGGGGACGACAGGCTGAGGTTATGAAGAGAACAGTCACTATAAGCAATGCAAG GGATACCAGGCCAACTGTTGATGTTGTGCTTTGGGGCGAGCGGGCCACGGCTTTCCCAGCTGAACAGGTCCACAGGGACAGTGAATCCTCACCACAGATCATAATATTTGTTGGCACTCTCGTGAGAAGCTACGCTG ATAATGTGTCTTTATCGGGAGGATCATCATGCAAGTGGTACATAAATACACCGGTCCCGGAAGTAAACGCTCTCAGAGCTAG TGCTGAAACCAAACACCTCCCTGTCATTTGGGATCAGGGCAAAGCAGCTGCTGAGAGTACAGTAATTGCAGTTCCTGAACataagaagctcaaggatattaaGTACCTCCATCCTTTTGAAAATAAG AAGAAGGAATGGCTTGTCATCGTAAAGGTGCTCAAGATTGATAGCTCATGGTGGTACAACGCATGCAAAAAATGCCTTAGGACAACCAAACCGCATGGTGACACATACAAGTGCACCAATAATTCCTGTGACAACATAGGATCGCCTACCCCAAG TGCTTTTGGACACGAGCAGCACCGGCTATGGAGGCCCACTTTTGGGAACTGA